From Coturnix japonica isolate 7356 chromosome 1, Coturnix japonica 2.1, whole genome shotgun sequence, the proteins below share one genomic window:
- the SLC38A2 gene encoding sodium-coupled neutral amino acid transporter 2, translated as MSSAEMGKFNISPDEDSSSYSSNSNDFSYPYPTKPAAMKSHYADMDPENQNFLLDSNVGKKKYETQYHPGTTSFGMSVFNLSNAIVGSGILGLSYAMANTGIALFVILLLVVSILSLYSVHLLLKTANEGGSLLYEQLGMKAFGMPGKLAASGSITMQNIGAMSSYLFIVKYELPLVIKTFMNIEENTGQWYLNGDYLVLMVSVILILPLSLLKNLGYLGYTSGFSLLCMVFFLIVVIWKMFQIPCPMDSDIINATLINATLAPFTDENITIDDACKPKYFIFNSQTVYAVPILTFSFVCHPAILPIYEELKSRSRKRMMNVSYVSFFAMFLMYLLAALFGYLTFYGRVESELLHTYSAFLGADILLLIVRLAVLMAVTLTVPVVIFPIRSSVTQLLWAGKEFSWWRHCAITVVLLAFTNVLVIFVPTIRDIFGFIGASAAAMLIFILPSAFYIKLVKKEPMKSVQKIGAALFFLSGILVMTGCMTLIILDWIHTDASDGH; from the exons ATGAGCAGCGCCGAGATGGGCAAGTTCAACATCTCTCCCGACGAGGATAGCAGTAGCTACAGCTCCAACAGCAACGACTTCAGCTACCCCTACCCCACCAAGCCGGCCGCCATGAAGAG CCACTACGCTGATATGGATCCGGAAAATCAGAATTTCTTACTCGACTCCAACGTcggaaagaagaaatatgaaactCAGTAT CATCCGGGTACCACTTCCTTTGGGATGTCAGTATTTAATCTGAGCAATGCTATTGTGGGCAGTGGCATCCTGGGACTTTCCTATGCCATGGCTAACACTGGAATTGCTCTTTTTGT GATACTTCTACTTGTGGTTTCAATACTTTCTTTGTATTCAGTGCATCTCCTTTTGAAGACCGCCAACGAAGGAG GATCTTTATTATATGAACAGTTGGGAATGAAGGCCTTTGGTATGCCTGGAAAACTTGCTGCTTCTGGATCAATTACAATGCAGAACATTGGAG CTATGTCAAGCTACCTCTTCATAGTGAAATATGAGTTACCATTGGTCATCAAGACATTTATGAACATCGAAGAGAACACAGG ACAGTGGTACCTTAATGGCGACTATTTAGTGCTGATGGTGTCTGTCATCCTCATTCTTCCTCTGTCTTTACTGAAAAATTTAG GATATTTGGGCTATACCAGTGGCTTTTCCTTACTCTGCATGGTCTTCTTTCTGATTGTT GTAATTTGGAAGATGTTTCAGATTCCTTGTCCTATGGACAGTGACATCATAAACGCAACGTTAATAAATGCAACACTGGCACCtttcacagatgaaaatatAACAATTGATGATGCATGCAAGCCCAAATATTTCATCTTCAATTCACAG accGTCTACGCTGTCCCAAtcctgacattttcttttgtctgtcaTCCTGCAATTCTTCCTATCtatgaagaactgaaaag ccGAAGCCGTAAAAGAATGATGAATGTGTCCTATGTATCTTTTTTTGCCATGTTCCTGATGTATTTACTGGCTGCTCTCTTTGGATACTTAACATTTTACG GAAGAGTTGAATCAGAGCTGCTTCATACCTACTCTGCTTTTCTGGGTGCTGACATTCTTCTTCTAATTGTGCGTCTTGCCGTACTTATGGCTGTAACCCTTACTGTACCTGTGGTTATTTTCCCA ATCCGCAGTTCCGTTACCCAACTACTGTGGGCAGGGAAAGAGTTCAGTTGGTGGCGTCACTGTGCTATTACAGTTGTTCTCCTGGCATTTACCAACGTACTCGTTATCTTTGTCCCTACCATCCGAGACATCTTTGGATTCATTG GTGCATCTGCAGCAGCTATGCTGATCTTCATTCTTCCGTCTGCCTTCTATATCAAATTAGTCAAGAAGGAACCAATGAAGTCAGTGCAAAAGATTGGG GCTGCATTATTCTTTCTAAGTGGTATACTTGTGATGACTGGGTGTATGACACTGATTATTCTAGACTGGATCCATACTGATGCTTCTGATGGGCATTAA